A stretch of the Acyrthosiphon pisum isolate AL4f chromosome A2, pea_aphid_22Mar2018_4r6ur, whole genome shotgun sequence genome encodes the following:
- the LOC100159040 gene encoding probable rRNA-processing protein EBP2 (The RefSeq protein has 3 substitutions compared to this genomic sequence) — translation MTIVMSSDVDSEEELLELYASGKLKPGLNIPVEEDKVFINNVKAMKEAIASFQSSLPWSERLDIVAEVAPMAPELSMEITEQQQFLKAGKIDEVALNDFKRETMFHRQAQTAVMRGVELLRKHNIATHRPEDYFAEMFKSDEHMQKVRHAPLQRKTSLEQTEKVRRIRKEKKLAKEKQVAAIQAKHKQKRDFNENIKKFRKGLRNDLDFLETDSGKKNKKKDDGGGGGEKKKNLSRAQHKRKGKDTKYGFGGKKRGMKENTTESTFGGSGKSNFKGKNKGRINKNKRMSSKK, via the exons ATGGCTATCGTTATGTCTTCGGATGTCGATTCTGAGGAAGAG ttgctaGAACTATATGCATCCGGCAAATTGAAGCCAGGCCTTAATATACCCGTAGAAGAGGATAAAGTATTCATAAACAATgtt aaaGCAATGAAAGAAGCTATTGCTTCATTCCAAAGCAGCTTACCATGGAGCGAACGACTCGATATTGTGGCTGAAGTTGCTCCAATGGCTCCTGAGCTTTCAATGGaa ATTACTGAACAACAACAATTTCTTAAAGCTGGTAAAATTGATGAAGTAgcattaaatgattttaaacggGAAACCATGTTTCACCGTCAAGCCCAAACCGCTGTTATGCGTGGCGTTGAATTGTtacgtaaacataatatagctaCACATCGACCAGAAGATTATTTTGCAGAAATGTTTAAATCTGATGAGCATATGCAAAAGGTACGACATGCACTTTTACAAAGAAAGACTTCTCTAGAACAAACAGAAAAAGTACGTCGTATCCGGAAAGAAAAGAAATTAGCTAAAGAGAAACAAGTAGCAGCTATACAAgcaaaacataaacaaaaacgtgatcttaatgaaaatattaagaaGTTTAGAAAAGGTTTAAGAAATGATTTAGACTTTTTGGAAACTGATAGTGggaagaaaaataagaaaaaagatGATGGAGGTGGTGGcggtgaaaagaaaaaaaatctttcaag agcaCAACATAAAAGAAAAGGAAAAGATACAAAGTATGGATTTGGTGGCAAAAAAAGAGGCATGAAAGAAAACACTACAGAAAGTACATTTGGTGGTAGCGGGAAGTCAAATTTTAAAGGAAAGAATAAGGgtagaattaataaaaataagagaatgtcttcaaaaaaatga